From Actinopolymorpha cephalotaxi, one genomic window encodes:
- a CDS encoding helix-turn-helix transcriptional regulator: MAASASTFVGRAAEVEAIVGALHGQAAMVLVGGEAGVGKSRLVRECLASPALGGRVVLAAACPPLPEPFPLGPVLDGVRRLVPPDGALALSPLGGALRPVFPELADRLPPAVDVLTDPIATRHRLFRAFAELLECLRVDVLVVEDVHWADTATWEWLLTTYATGHTRVPVLLTYRPADVPAGSLLRRLVTRRPAGMAQLRIDLQPLDVGGTRDLVSAMFATEQVSEQFAAFLHARTDGLPLALEECLHLLRDRRDIVERGGQWTRRVLDQLQVPPTVRDSVLERVERQAPETRAVLEAAAVLAAPADEPTLTDVPGLDAEAGRRGVAAALTSGLLREAGPGRFVFRHVLASQAVDEAIPVSRRRHLHRRAAERLRRLDPPPVARLARHFREAADREAWTEYAEASADLALRSGDDRFAVTALLELLAAGDHPVDRRTRLARKLGEAAHLGTAALGDLAAQVADALRNALAAGVATPAARGELRLLLGRMLREISEEPEAYAAIEAAVDDLGHRPDLAMRAMLNLAMPLVPDWPAARHLEWLERGTKALPASTSEVDRLSFAVNRASCLLLLGEEAGWQAAAELPREAADPDSPSERLVVARGLLNAAQLAVVWGRYDEVRPRLASALEHLQAADYQRLRATVRVTEAFLDWHTGDWGDLETTANELLTSETSVTLDQLQARQLLGLVALARGERDTARRHLTEVTEEYARLGVVDPLAMPAAAALARLHLADGAADDALTVLARDVTTIERKGVWWWATDIAPVAVAALVASGQVDTAADMAGRLAAGLGGRGGPAPAAALTVCRAVVAEARGRLGEAAALFADAAAGWHALPRPYDELLASEGEGRCLVAAGEERRGLARLSDAERELRSLGARWDADRVARLLRHHGVEVARTWRRGPRGYGDRLSPRELEVVGLVARGLTNRQIGETLFLSPRTVGHHLRAAMRKLGVSTRTAAAIAATEAGLLAVDRPSGRAPEPDNQ; encoded by the coding sequence TTGGCCGCGTCGGCCTCGACGTTCGTCGGGCGCGCTGCCGAGGTCGAGGCGATCGTCGGCGCCCTGCACGGACAGGCGGCGATGGTGCTGGTCGGGGGCGAGGCCGGCGTCGGCAAGTCCCGCCTGGTCCGCGAATGCCTTGCGTCCCCGGCGTTGGGCGGCCGAGTCGTACTGGCCGCTGCCTGCCCGCCGCTGCCGGAGCCGTTCCCGCTGGGGCCGGTGCTGGACGGCGTACGCCGGCTGGTGCCCCCTGACGGCGCGCTGGCGTTGAGCCCGCTGGGCGGCGCGCTGCGTCCGGTCTTCCCCGAGCTCGCGGACCGGCTGCCACCCGCGGTGGACGTACTCACCGACCCGATCGCCACCAGGCACCGGCTCTTCCGCGCGTTCGCCGAACTCCTGGAGTGCCTACGGGTGGACGTGCTGGTGGTGGAGGACGTCCACTGGGCCGACACGGCGACGTGGGAGTGGCTGCTGACGACGTACGCCACCGGCCACACCCGCGTGCCCGTGCTGCTCACCTACCGGCCCGCGGACGTGCCGGCCGGGTCACTGCTGCGCCGGCTGGTCACCAGGCGACCGGCGGGGATGGCGCAGCTACGGATCGACCTGCAGCCCCTCGACGTCGGCGGAACCCGCGACCTGGTGTCGGCGATGTTCGCCACCGAACAGGTGTCGGAGCAGTTCGCGGCGTTCCTGCACGCGCGTACGGACGGGCTGCCGCTCGCCCTGGAGGAATGCCTGCACCTGCTGCGCGACCGCCGCGACATCGTGGAGCGGGGCGGGCAGTGGACGCGCCGGGTGCTCGACCAGCTTCAGGTGCCGCCGACGGTGCGCGACTCCGTACTCGAACGCGTCGAGCGTCAGGCCCCGGAGACCCGCGCGGTGCTCGAGGCGGCCGCGGTCCTGGCCGCCCCTGCCGACGAGCCGACGCTCACCGACGTACCAGGGCTGGACGCCGAGGCCGGCCGGCGTGGTGTCGCCGCCGCGCTGACCTCGGGTCTGCTCCGCGAGGCGGGGCCGGGACGGTTCGTCTTCCGGCACGTGCTCGCCTCGCAGGCCGTGGACGAGGCGATTCCCGTCTCTCGCCGCCGCCACCTGCACCGGCGGGCGGCCGAGCGGCTCCGGCGTCTCGACCCGCCGCCGGTGGCGCGGCTGGCCCGGCACTTCCGGGAGGCCGCGGACCGCGAGGCCTGGACGGAGTACGCGGAGGCGAGCGCCGACCTCGCGCTGAGGTCCGGTGACGACCGGTTCGCCGTCACCGCGCTGCTGGAACTGCTGGCGGCCGGCGACCACCCGGTCGACCGGCGAACCCGGCTGGCCCGCAAACTCGGTGAGGCGGCGCACCTCGGCACCGCCGCGCTCGGCGACCTCGCGGCGCAGGTCGCCGACGCGCTGCGGAACGCGCTCGCAGCGGGCGTCGCGACACCCGCCGCACGTGGCGAGCTTCGGCTGCTGCTCGGCCGGATGCTCCGCGAGATCAGCGAGGAACCCGAGGCGTACGCCGCGATCGAGGCGGCCGTCGACGACCTCGGGCACCGCCCCGACCTCGCGATGCGCGCGATGCTCAACCTGGCCATGCCGCTGGTCCCGGACTGGCCGGCCGCCCGCCACCTGGAATGGCTGGAGCGTGGCACCAAAGCTCTGCCCGCGTCGACCTCCGAAGTCGACCGGCTGTCGTTCGCGGTCAACCGCGCGAGCTGCCTGCTGCTGCTGGGCGAGGAGGCGGGCTGGCAGGCGGCGGCGGAGCTTCCGCGGGAGGCGGCCGACCCGGACAGTCCGTCCGAACGGCTGGTCGTCGCGCGAGGTCTGCTGAACGCCGCCCAGCTCGCGGTGGTGTGGGGACGCTACGACGAGGTACGCCCGCGGCTGGCGTCGGCGCTGGAACACCTGCAGGCCGCGGACTACCAGCGGCTGCGGGCGACCGTCCGCGTCACCGAAGCCTTCCTCGACTGGCACACCGGCGACTGGGGCGACCTCGAAACCACGGCGAACGAGCTGCTCACCTCGGAGACGTCGGTGACGCTGGACCAGCTGCAGGCACGGCAGCTCCTCGGCCTGGTGGCCCTCGCCCGCGGCGAACGCGACACCGCGCGGCGGCACCTCACCGAGGTCACCGAGGAGTACGCCCGGCTCGGGGTGGTCGACCCGTTGGCCATGCCGGCCGCGGCGGCGCTGGCCCGGCTGCACCTGGCCGACGGCGCGGCGGACGACGCGCTGACGGTGCTCGCGCGCGACGTCACGACGATCGAACGCAAGGGCGTGTGGTGGTGGGCGACGGACATCGCACCGGTCGCGGTGGCCGCACTGGTCGCGTCCGGTCAGGTCGACACGGCCGCGGACATGGCCGGCCGGCTCGCCGCCGGTCTGGGTGGCCGAGGAGGACCGGCGCCCGCGGCCGCGCTGACGGTGTGCCGGGCGGTCGTCGCCGAGGCGCGGGGCCGGTTGGGCGAGGCGGCCGCGCTGTTCGCCGACGCGGCCGCGGGATGGCATGCCCTGCCTCGTCCGTACGACGAACTCCTCGCCAGCGAAGGGGAGGGCCGGTGCCTGGTCGCCGCGGGCGAGGAACGCCGGGGTCTCGCGCGGCTGTCGGACGCCGAGCGGGAGCTGCGGTCCCTGGGTGCTCGATGGGACGCCGACCGGGTGGCGCGGCTGCTACGCCACCACGGAGTCGAGGTGGCCCGGACCTGGCGGCGGGGCCCGCGCGGCTACGGTGACCGGCTCTCGCCGCGGGAGCTTGAGGTGGTCGGCCTGGTCGCCCGGGGGCTGACGAACCGGCAGATCGGCGAGACGCTGTTCCTCTCGCCGCGTACGGTCGGCCATCATCTGCGCGCCGCGATGCGCAAGCTGGGCGTGTCCACGCGTACGGCGGCGGCGATCGCCGCGACCGAGGCCGGCCTGCTCGCGGTGGACCGACCGTCCGGGCGGGCGCCGGAACCGGACAACCAATAG
- a CDS encoding SAM-dependent methyltransferase, protein MEDDELTRLLTNERYPRSGRYSARWMVDNAMGPNPVWLAEALTEVMPLEPGMRVLDMGCGKALTSIFLAREFGVRVWATDLWIDAAQNWSRIEEADLRGRVHPVHAEARALPFEEGFFDALVSVDSYHYFGTDDLYLGYYARFVKLGGPIGMVVPGLAEEPPSYPPAHLAPYWKWDFCSFHSPDWWRSHWEKTGQVTVDLADRIPGGWADWLRWNDVCDRDFGEPRDEAEMLRADAGRLLGFSRVVARRR, encoded by the coding sequence GTGGAGGACGACGAGCTGACCCGGTTGCTGACGAACGAGCGCTACCCCCGGTCGGGGCGATACTCCGCCCGCTGGATGGTGGACAACGCCATGGGCCCGAACCCCGTATGGCTGGCTGAAGCCTTGACGGAGGTCATGCCGCTCGAACCCGGCATGCGGGTCCTGGACATGGGCTGCGGCAAGGCGCTCACCTCGATCTTCCTTGCCCGGGAGTTCGGCGTACGGGTGTGGGCCACCGACCTGTGGATCGATGCCGCGCAGAACTGGTCCCGCATCGAGGAGGCCGACCTACGTGGCCGGGTGCATCCGGTGCACGCCGAGGCACGTGCGCTTCCGTTCGAGGAGGGCTTCTTCGACGCCCTGGTCAGCGTCGACTCCTACCACTACTTCGGTACCGACGACCTGTATCTCGGCTACTACGCGCGATTCGTCAAGCTTGGCGGCCCGATCGGCATGGTGGTCCCCGGTCTCGCGGAGGAACCACCGTCGTATCCGCCGGCACATCTGGCGCCCTACTGGAAGTGGGACTTCTGTTCCTTCCACAGCCCGGACTGGTGGCGCTCCCACTGGGAGAAGACCGGCCAGGTCACCGTCGACCTGGCCGACCGGATTCCCGGCGGCTGGGCGGACTGGCTGCGCTGGAACGACGTGTGCGACCGCGACTTCGGCGAGCCCCGGGATGAGGCGGAGATGCTTCGTGCCGACGCCGGGCGGCTGCTGGGTTTCAGCCGGGTGGTCGCGCGACGACGTTGA
- a CDS encoding sigma-70 family RNA polymerase sigma factor gives MESAPRGVAAMPSHADFATVAEPYRPELLAHCYRILGSIHDAEDLVQETYLRAWRGYGRFEGRSSVRRWLYKIATTTCLTALETRSRRPLPSGLGAPSDDPRVAVADRDPSVPWLEPAPDSLFGTGDPAAVVSGRSGVRLAFIAALQLLSARQRAVLTLRDVLAFRTVEVAEILDTTTAAVDSALRRARARLAEAGPVEDELAEPDEKAIRELLDRYVDAFTRADAAALVGLVRADVEMEMPPIPTWFTGRAAVIGFLSSRVLGGGQWRMVPTRANGQPALVVHKQVGGDVYAAYGVQVLTLIDARIARITAFNEPRLVPVFGIEATLTV, from the coding sequence ATGGAATCCGCACCACGGGGAGTGGCCGCGATGCCGTCCCACGCCGACTTCGCCACTGTGGCCGAACCCTACCGGCCCGAGCTACTCGCGCACTGCTACCGGATTCTCGGGTCCATCCACGACGCCGAGGACCTGGTGCAGGAGACCTATCTGCGTGCCTGGCGAGGGTACGGGCGGTTCGAGGGGCGATCCTCGGTGCGGCGGTGGTTGTACAAGATCGCGACCACGACCTGCCTCACGGCCCTGGAAACGCGCTCCCGGCGGCCGCTTCCGTCAGGGCTGGGCGCGCCCTCGGACGATCCGCGGGTGGCCGTGGCCGACCGAGATCCGTCGGTGCCGTGGCTCGAGCCGGCACCGGACTCACTGTTCGGCACCGGAGATCCGGCTGCCGTCGTGTCCGGGCGGAGCGGAGTGCGGCTGGCATTCATCGCCGCGCTCCAGCTGCTTAGTGCACGGCAGCGGGCCGTGCTGACTTTGCGTGACGTGCTCGCCTTCCGGACGGTCGAGGTCGCCGAGATTCTCGACACGACCACCGCGGCTGTCGACAGTGCGCTGCGTCGGGCACGGGCCCGCCTGGCCGAGGCCGGGCCGGTCGAGGACGAGTTGGCCGAGCCTGACGAGAAGGCCATCCGGGAGCTGCTCGACCGTTATGTCGACGCGTTCACCCGGGCCGACGCCGCCGCGCTGGTGGGGCTGGTGAGGGCCGATGTGGAGATGGAGATGCCGCCGATCCCGACCTGGTTCACCGGGCGGGCGGCCGTCATCGGGTTTCTGAGCAGTCGGGTCCTGGGCGGCGGCCAGTGGCGGATGGTGCCCACCCGGGCCAACGGGCAGCCCGCCCTTGTGGTCCACAAGCAGGTGGGCGGCGATGTGTACGCGGCTTATGGTGTGCAGGTTCTGACGTTGATCGATGCTCGGATCGCCCGGATCACGGCCTTCAACGAGCCACGTCTCGTGCCTGTGTTCGGTATCGAGGCCACGCTCACCGTCTGA
- a CDS encoding SDR family oxidoreductase, producing the protein MSETTFETAVVTGASRGFGRAIAAALVALGTRVVGVARDERDLSAVREVLGEGFTAFVGDATDEALARDVISEYQPGLLVLNAGATPHMAPLQEQTWETFSRNWHIDTRQMFVWTRAALLAPLVPGSVVVAMSSGAALAGSPLSGGYASAKQAIRYMRGYAAEESERSGLGIRFVALLPQLTPTTGLGSVGVAGYAARQGITPDAFAEGLESILGPEQVAKAVLDVAGDSDGASEYVVSGAELRPLS; encoded by the coding sequence ATGTCCGAGACCACCTTCGAGACCGCCGTCGTCACCGGTGCGAGCCGTGGCTTCGGGCGGGCCATTGCCGCCGCTCTCGTCGCCCTGGGGACCCGCGTCGTCGGCGTCGCGCGCGATGAGAGGGACCTGAGTGCCGTACGTGAGGTGCTTGGTGAAGGTTTCACCGCCTTCGTCGGCGATGCGACCGACGAAGCTCTGGCCCGAGACGTGATCAGCGAGTACCAGCCCGGTCTGCTCGTGCTCAACGCCGGGGCCACCCCACACATGGCTCCCCTGCAGGAGCAGACCTGGGAGACGTTCAGCCGGAACTGGCACATCGACACCCGTCAGATGTTCGTCTGGACGCGGGCGGCGTTGTTGGCGCCGCTGGTGCCGGGGAGCGTTGTCGTCGCCATGTCGAGTGGCGCCGCTCTGGCCGGCTCTCCGCTGAGTGGCGGGTACGCCAGTGCCAAGCAGGCTATCCGGTACATGCGGGGGTATGCCGCGGAGGAGTCGGAGAGGAGCGGGCTCGGTATTCGGTTCGTCGCGTTGCTTCCGCAACTGACGCCGACGACCGGCCTCGGCTCCGTCGGGGTCGCGGGGTACGCCGCGCGGCAGGGCATCACCCCGGACGCCTTTGCTGAAGGGCTCGAGTCGATTCTCGGTCCGGAGCAGGTTGCCAAAGCCGTACTCGATGTCGCAGGGGACTCCGATGGTGCTTCGGAGTACGTTGTCAGCGGTGCCGAGTTGCGCCCGCTCAGCTGA
- a CDS encoding HNH endonuclease signature motif containing protein produces the protein MSSSEWGAWTGGDAAGRILAALDRVDAPLDEAWVAPKGGLKPEDMGAVIAAARAKKARLEALELDLVALAEACDIGRLTGSPNATVYLRTAQRLGQREASAVVGLARALGKVARLTLEAMAAGAVSAMQAKVIAEALKKLPEYVGADERHWAEEFLIEKAGFANPDELRGMGESLLERIAPEEAERLEGEELAKKDRKAEQKRSLRYLPNGIPQSETVRITLPSWEMELFRKIIEPLAEPKKGAEPDRRPIEQRRGDAFAEALGLLAAATTAPVRGGRPPQVAVTIPMDVLLTGTGAGTIDDTATPVPPRPCTCPCTDPKYGTSKDTGNAKNAKNAAKDPDQAGEPTTEEARGQDEGQESQPGKQKRPPPGTGSPADGIPPPREPVQPPQPNTDPGTEEDDAELQRAVGLKDAIDPHDGCPRCGGGGSARYLGADGKPISAATVRRLACEADLIPVVLAGDGQVLDLGRSDRFFREHQRRALAIRDGSHCHFPGCNIPEPRCITHHMTAWDHGGPTDLNNGVLLCRFHHVTVHHKGWLVRMGSHGHPEYVPPEWVDPQQRILRP, from the coding sequence ATGTCTTCGAGTGAGTGGGGTGCCTGGACCGGTGGTGATGCCGCCGGCCGGATCCTGGCTGCGCTCGATCGGGTCGACGCTCCGCTGGACGAGGCGTGGGTGGCGCCGAAGGGTGGCCTGAAGCCGGAGGACATGGGGGCGGTGATCGCTGCGGCGCGGGCGAAGAAGGCCCGGCTGGAGGCGCTGGAGCTGGACCTGGTGGCTCTGGCGGAGGCCTGTGACATCGGCAGGCTGACCGGCTCCCCCAACGCCACCGTCTACCTGCGCACGGCGCAGCGGCTGGGCCAGCGGGAGGCGTCCGCAGTCGTCGGGCTGGCCCGCGCCCTGGGCAAGGTGGCGCGGCTGACCCTGGAGGCGATGGCCGCCGGGGCGGTGTCGGCGATGCAGGCGAAAGTGATCGCCGAAGCACTGAAGAAACTCCCCGAATACGTGGGGGCGGACGAGCGGCACTGGGCGGAGGAGTTCCTGATCGAGAAGGCCGGCTTCGCCAACCCCGACGAACTCCGTGGAATGGGCGAGTCGCTGCTGGAACGCATCGCGCCCGAAGAGGCCGAACGGCTGGAGGGTGAAGAACTGGCGAAGAAGGACCGCAAGGCCGAACAGAAACGGTCCCTGCGGTACCTGCCCAACGGCATCCCCCAGTCGGAGACGGTGCGGATCACTTTGCCGTCGTGGGAGATGGAACTGTTCCGCAAGATCATCGAACCGTTGGCCGAGCCGAAGAAGGGCGCAGAGCCGGACCGGCGGCCGATCGAACAGCGGCGAGGGGACGCGTTCGCCGAAGCCCTCGGCCTGCTCGCCGCCGCCACCACCGCACCCGTACGCGGCGGCCGACCACCCCAGGTCGCGGTCACCATCCCGATGGACGTCCTCCTGACCGGCACCGGTGCCGGGACGATCGACGACACCGCCACCCCCGTACCCCCCCGGCCCTGCACCTGCCCCTGCACCGACCCCAAGTACGGCACCAGCAAGGACACAGGCAACGCCAAGAACGCGAAGAACGCGGCCAAGGACCCCGACCAGGCCGGCGAACCGACGACAGAGGAGGCCAGAGGTCAGGACGAAGGCCAGGAATCCCAGCCAGGCAAGCAGAAACGGCCACCACCCGGCACCGGATCACCCGCCGACGGGATACCCCCACCGCGAGAACCGGTCCAACCCCCACAACCGAACACCGACCCCGGAACCGAGGAGGATGACGCCGAACTCCAGCGTGCGGTGGGGCTGAAGGACGCCATCGACCCGCACGACGGGTGCCCCAGGTGTGGAGGTGGCGGGTCGGCCCGTTACCTCGGCGCCGACGGCAAACCCATCTCGGCGGCGACGGTGCGCCGGTTGGCGTGCGAGGCCGACCTCATCCCGGTCGTCCTCGCAGGCGACGGGCAGGTGCTCGACCTCGGCCGCTCCGACCGGTTCTTCAGGGAACACCAGCGACGAGCACTCGCGATCCGCGACGGCAGCCACTGCCACTTCCCCGGCTGCAACATCCCCGAACCACGCTGCATCACCCACCACATGACCGCCTGGGACCACGGCGGCCCCACCGACCTGAACAACGGTGTGCTGTTGTGCCGCTTCCACCACGTCACCGTCCACCACAAAGGCTGGCTGGTGCGGATGGGCAGCCACGGCCACCCCGAGTACGTACCCCCGGAGTGGGTGGACCCGCAGCAGCGCATCCTCCGCCCCTGA
- a CDS encoding transporter substrate-binding domain-containing protein, protein MTAGTAAIAEDLAPTGVLRASINLGNPVLAQGTPTNPSGVTVDIAREVAARLGLPVRLLCFDAARKSFEAMATGEADLCFLAIEPAREAEVSFTGPYVVIEGVLVVPQDSPLSTVADVDRPGVRIGVKRGSAYDLYLSRTLRHAEVVRGEEGVEVFRDQALDAGAGIRQPMTEYVAAHPEFRLIDERFMQIRQAVGTTRDRAPETVRFLRELVEELRAGGFVAESLRRASLPATLVASAEE, encoded by the coding sequence ATGACGGCCGGCACTGCTGCGATCGCCGAGGACCTCGCCCCGACGGGCGTCCTGCGGGCGTCGATCAACCTCGGCAACCCCGTACTCGCCCAGGGAACGCCCACGAACCCCAGTGGCGTCACGGTCGACATCGCGCGCGAGGTCGCGGCTCGCCTGGGCCTGCCGGTACGCCTGCTCTGCTTCGACGCGGCGCGTAAGTCGTTCGAGGCGATGGCGACGGGTGAGGCCGACCTCTGCTTCCTGGCCATCGAGCCCGCACGGGAAGCGGAGGTCTCGTTCACCGGACCGTACGTCGTGATCGAGGGCGTGCTGGTCGTACCCCAGGACTCACCACTGTCAACCGTCGCGGACGTCGACCGGCCGGGCGTGCGGATCGGGGTGAAGCGCGGCTCCGCCTACGATCTCTACCTTTCCCGCACCCTCCGGCACGCGGAGGTCGTACGCGGCGAGGAGGGAGTCGAGGTCTTCCGCGACCAGGCTCTGGACGCCGGAGCGGGCATCCGCCAGCCGATGACGGAGTACGTCGCCGCGCACCCGGAGTTCCGGCTGATCGACGAACGCTTCATGCAGATCCGGCAGGCGGTGGGGACGACCAGGGACCGGGCTCCGGAGACCGTTCGGTTCCTGCGCGAACTGGTCGAGGAACTCAGGGCCGGCGGGTTCGTCGCCGAGTCGCTTCGCCGAGCAAGCCTCCCCGCCACCCTGGTCGCCTCCGCCGAGGAGTGA
- a CDS encoding GYD domain-containing protein produces the protein MPKFLVQASYTAKGSEGLVKDGGTGRRDAVEQVTRSLGGKVESTYFAFGDVDLYSILDFPDNVSMAAVALAVKASGAIQTKATVLLTPEEIDAAAKKSVEFRPPGT, from the coding sequence ATGCCGAAGTTTCTCGTGCAGGCGAGCTACACGGCCAAGGGGTCCGAGGGTCTGGTCAAAGACGGCGGAACCGGGCGGCGGGACGCGGTCGAGCAGGTGACCCGGTCGCTGGGCGGAAAGGTCGAGTCGACGTACTTCGCGTTCGGCGACGTCGATCTCTACAGCATCCTCGACTTCCCGGACAACGTCTCGATGGCGGCGGTGGCCCTTGCGGTCAAGGCGAGTGGGGCGATCCAGACGAAGGCGACGGTGCTGCTGACACCGGAGGAGATCGACGCCGCGGCCAAGAAGTCGGTGGAGTTCCGCCCGCCCGGCACCTGA
- a CDS encoding nucleotidyltransferase domain-containing protein: protein MLRELSTEPQWKLIEGVKAVAAGDERILAAWVAGSFATGEADAYSDVDVHCLVSDDSAEWFRDNWPETAAAMAGPLVLATSLPGLIGGYALTKDWQHLDLILHPCGLADPRLTDDGLPLYDSTGDLLPAEQAAPRPHAGEPFFPDAAVTLCLYFLGNLVVTFGRNELTVAHSGINAIRDGLVQVMLAERGVRRRGGNKRLNPYLSAEQRTFLESIPAADVSEEGITATIRVLSREFIRRGRALAGRTGATWPEELEDATIAHLQRHLGVDFRS from the coding sequence GTGTTGCGGGAGCTGAGCACCGAGCCGCAGTGGAAGCTGATCGAAGGTGTGAAAGCCGTTGCCGCCGGCGACGAACGGATCCTTGCCGCCTGGGTCGCCGGCAGTTTCGCGACCGGGGAGGCCGACGCCTACAGCGACGTCGACGTGCACTGTCTGGTCAGCGACGACAGTGCCGAGTGGTTCCGGGACAACTGGCCGGAGACGGCGGCAGCGATGGCCGGTCCGTTGGTGCTCGCGACCAGCCTGCCCGGCCTGATCGGCGGGTACGCCCTGACAAAGGACTGGCAGCATCTGGACCTGATCCTGCACCCGTGCGGCCTGGCCGACCCGCGGCTCACGGACGACGGGTTGCCCCTGTACGACTCGACCGGCGACCTCCTTCCGGCCGAGCAGGCGGCGCCGAGACCGCACGCGGGTGAGCCGTTCTTCCCCGACGCCGCGGTCACGTTGTGCCTGTACTTCCTCGGCAACCTCGTGGTGACGTTCGGTCGGAACGAACTCACCGTCGCCCACAGCGGTATCAACGCGATCCGGGACGGGCTGGTCCAGGTCATGCTCGCCGAACGCGGAGTTCGCCGGCGCGGCGGCAACAAGAGGCTCAACCCCTACCTCAGCGCCGAGCAACGCACGTTCCTGGAATCGATCCCAGCCGCGGACGTGTCCGAGGAGGGCATCACCGCCACGATCCGGGTGCTGTCGCGGGAGTTCATCCGGCGTGGCAGGGCGCTGGCCGGCCGCACCGGGGCCACCTGGCCCGAGGAACTCGAGGACGCGACGATCGCGCACCTCCAGCGACACCTGGGCGTCGACTTCCGCTCGTGA
- a CDS encoding MDR family MFS transporter, whose product MLATFVVILNETIMLNAIPRLTADLHVTEQAAQWVSTGFMLTTAAVIPVTGWFLQRVSTRTAYATAMGIFLAGTALSAAAPVFEALLLGRVVQALGTAVMLPLLMTTLMSVVPESDRGRVMGNVTLAISVAPAMGPTVSGFVLQHGSWRMLFLLVLPIAGAVTWFGLRRLENVGEPQDSTIDWPSVVLAAVGFGGLVFGLTQFAEGGAAESAVIVVGGLVAVGAFVLRQRRLKRAGSTPLMDLGTLGHSTYAKGVTLMSAGFVAMMGSMILLPLYLQNIRDLSPLQTGLLVMPGGLAMGVLGPTVGRVFDRRGGRVLIIPGSVGIVASLAGFTQVSMTMPYWQVLGLYMLLMLSLAMVFTPVFTLALGDLPQHLYSHGSSMLGTLQQVAAAFGTALAVTVMTLRADQLMGSGTPAGSAHLGGMRLAFLVSAVLSIIVVAVAVRMPQRAADSQNPTPDDPQPCLSDDDLDELEPVR is encoded by the coding sequence ATGCTGGCGACCTTCGTGGTGATCCTCAACGAGACCATCATGCTGAACGCCATCCCGCGCCTGACGGCTGATCTGCACGTCACCGAGCAGGCAGCGCAGTGGGTTTCCACCGGGTTCATGCTGACCACCGCCGCCGTCATCCCGGTCACCGGCTGGTTCCTCCAGCGAGTGTCCACCCGCACCGCCTATGCCACGGCGATGGGCATCTTCCTCGCGGGTACGGCACTGTCGGCTGCCGCCCCGGTCTTCGAGGCGCTTCTGCTCGGCCGCGTCGTTCAGGCACTCGGCACAGCCGTGATGCTGCCGTTGCTGATGACCACCCTGATGTCCGTGGTGCCCGAGAGTGATCGGGGTCGGGTGATGGGCAACGTGACCCTGGCGATCTCGGTGGCTCCCGCGATGGGGCCGACGGTGTCCGGCTTCGTCCTGCAGCACGGATCGTGGCGGATGCTGTTCCTGCTGGTTCTGCCGATCGCGGGCGCGGTCACGTGGTTCGGGCTGCGTCGCCTCGAGAACGTCGGCGAGCCGCAGGACAGCACCATCGACTGGCCCAGTGTCGTCCTGGCCGCCGTCGGCTTCGGTGGACTGGTCTTCGGTCTCACCCAGTTCGCCGAGGGCGGAGCGGCCGAGTCGGCCGTCATCGTCGTCGGCGGCCTGGTGGCTGTCGGAGCGTTCGTGCTGCGCCAGCGCCGGCTCAAGCGCGCAGGCTCCACGCCGCTGATGGACCTGGGCACTCTGGGGCACTCGACCTATGCCAAGGGCGTGACCCTGATGTCGGCGGGGTTCGTGGCGATGATGGGCTCGATGATCCTGCTGCCCCTGTACCTGCAGAACATCCGCGACCTGAGCCCGCTGCAGACGGGCCTGCTGGTGATGCCCGGGGGTCTGGCCATGGGCGTGCTCGGCCCGACCGTCGGACGGGTTTTCGACCGGCGCGGTGGCCGGGTGCTGATCATCCCGGGCTCCGTCGGGATCGTGGCCTCGCTGGCCGGGTTCACCCAGGTGTCCATGACGATGCCGTACTGGCAGGTGCTCGGGCTCTACATGCTCCTGATGCTGTCGCTGGCCATGGTCTTCACCCCGGTCTTCACGCTCGCGCTCGGCGACCTGCCGCAGCACCTCTACTCCCACGGGAGTTCGATGCTGGGGACCCTGCAGCAGGTGGCCGCCGCGTTCGGCACCGCGCTGGCGGTGACCGTGATGACCCTCCGGGCGGACCAGCTGATGGGTTCCGGGACCCCCGCCGGCAGCGCGCACCTCGGCGGCATGCGACTCGCCTTCCTGGTCAGCGCGGTGCTCTCGATCATCGTGGTCGCGGTGGCCGTACGCATGCCGCAGCGAGCCGCTGACAGCCAGAACCCGACGCCGGACGACCCACAGCCGTGCCTGTCCGATGACGATCTGGACGAGCTCGAGCCCGTCCGCTGA